The Clostridium septicum genome contains a region encoding:
- the lpdA gene encoding dihydrolipoyl dehydrogenase, giving the protein MDIKLESLTGHDKSAKVGKINVSIGDMVEINTVLLQVETGKGNSPIKAKGSYKIKEIKVNEGEEVKIGDTLIKVEVLEENNSNKNNFNYFGNMIKGKDEKIETDLIVIGAGPGGYVSAIYAAKRGLKVVSIEKENLGGTCLNVGCIPTKALVKSSEVYYNLVNCNEFGLECENPKVNMGKIIDRKDKIKNTLVSGIDYLLNKNEVKQIKGEASFKDKRTIEVKSGRDKYSITGKNIIIATGSKISKINIKGIEEPFVLNSTTALSSKEKPKSITIIGGGVIGMEFAFMYSNLGVKVNVVEFADRLLTMVDSEISEEIKNIAEKKGITIFNSSKVSRIEKTENGEALVIFNKGEEEKYIVSEKVLVAIGREPNIEGLEIENANIKLNENLRGIEVSETLETNIDGIYAIGDVNNIMQLAHIASHQGIVAVDNILGENKTVDYSAVPNVIFTYPEIASVGLTEDQAKNNDIKYKTSKFYFQGNGKALTMGENEGFIKLVKDIEKDKIIGASIIGPDASSLVSTLTLIIKNNIKEDGIIETIFAHPTTGEVIHEAALELGIGGLHC; this is encoded by the coding sequence ATGGATATAAAATTAGAGTCTTTAACAGGCCATGATAAAAGTGCAAAGGTAGGTAAAATAAATGTTAGTATAGGGGATATGGTAGAGATAAATACTGTACTTTTACAAGTGGAAACTGGAAAAGGTAACTCTCCAATTAAGGCAAAAGGAAGTTACAAAATTAAAGAAATAAAAGTAAATGAAGGTGAAGAAGTAAAGATTGGAGATACTCTTATTAAAGTAGAAGTTTTAGAGGAAAATAACTCTAATAAAAATAATTTTAATTATTTTGGAAATATGATAAAGGGAAAAGATGAAAAGATAGAGACAGATTTAATTGTTATAGGAGCTGGACCAGGAGGATATGTATCAGCTATATATGCTGCTAAAAGGGGACTTAAGGTAGTTAGTATAGAAAAAGAAAATTTAGGAGGAACTTGCTTAAATGTAGGGTGTATTCCAACTAAAGCCTTAGTAAAGTCTTCAGAGGTTTATTATAATTTAGTTAATTGTAATGAATTTGGTTTAGAATGTGAAAATCCTAAAGTAAATATGGGAAAAATAATAGATAGAAAAGATAAAATTAAAAATACATTGGTTTCAGGTATAGATTATTTATTAAATAAAAATGAAGTAAAACAAATAAAAGGAGAGGCTTCATTTAAAGATAAAAGAACCATAGAAGTTAAAAGTGGAAGAGACAAATATTCTATAACAGGAAAAAATATAATTATAGCCACAGGATCAAAAATATCAAAAATAAATATAAAAGGAATAGAAGAACCTTTTGTATTAAATAGTACAACAGCTTTAAGTTCTAAGGAAAAGCCAAAATCAATAACTATAATTGGTGGTGGAGTTATTGGGATGGAATTTGCTTTTATGTATTCAAATTTAGGTGTAAAGGTAAATGTAGTTGAATTTGCAGATAGATTACTTACTATGGTTGATTCTGAAATATCAGAAGAAATTAAAAATATAGCAGAGAAAAAGGGTATAACTATATTTAATAGTTCCAAAGTAAGTAGAATTGAAAAAACAGAAAATGGTGAAGCTTTAGTTATATTTAATAAAGGTGAAGAGGAAAAATATATAGTTTCAGAAAAAGTCTTAGTTGCTATAGGAAGAGAGCCTAATATAGAAGGTTTAGAAATTGAAAATGCTAATATTAAGTTAAATGAAAATTTAAGAGGAATTGAGGTTTCTGAAACTTTAGAAACTAATATAGATGGAATATATGCAATTGGTGATGTTAATAATATAATGCAGCTTGCTCATATAGCATCTCATCAAGGAATAGTAGCTGTTGATAATATATTAGGTGAAAACAAAACTGTAGACTATAGTGCAGTTCCAAATGTTATATTTACATATCCAGAAATAGCATCAGTAGGTTTAACGGAAGATCAAGCTAAAAATAATGATATAAAATATAAAACAAGCAAGTTTTATTTCCAAGGAAATGGAAAAGCGTTAACTATGGGAGAAAATGAAGGATTTATAAAATTAGTTAAAGATATTGAGAAAGATAAAATAATAGGAGCATCTATTATAGGGCCTGATGCTTCATCTTTAGTTAGTACATTAACTTTAATAATTAAAAATAATATTAAAGAAGATGGTATAATAGAAACTATTTTTGCTCATCCAACAACAGGAGAAGTTATACATGAAGCTGCTTTAGAATTAGGAATAGGGGGATTACATTGTTAA
- a CDS encoding lipoate--protein ligase, whose amino-acid sequence MLKNIIVISKSTDPYCNLAMEEYIFNNIKKNEVIFYLWQNHKTVVIGRNQNPYIECDVDYIEGNGAKIARRMSGGGTVYHDLGNLNFTFVTSKENHNIEKQILVIRKAIEKFGLSVDKSGRNDLTINNKKFSGHAFYEDDNKMFHHGTIMIDVDKLELNNILKPSKIKLKSKGIDSVKSRVINLKECNNDITLNDVFKNLIESFKEVYGEVYSIRETIGKEVKGNLLEKYKNHKWVYGESPEFNVNLETPTDIGNIQILMDIKDNVVKKVRVYSDSLNQISFSDLEQLIVKQEFNRENILKTVYYFLESFK is encoded by the coding sequence TTGTTAAAAAATATAATAGTTATTTCCAAGAGTACAGATCCTTATTGTAATTTAGCAATGGAGGAATATATTTTTAATAATATTAAGAAAAACGAAGTAATATTTTACTTATGGCAAAATCATAAAACTGTAGTAATTGGAAGAAATCAAAATCCCTATATAGAATGTGATGTTGATTATATTGAAGGAAATGGAGCTAAAATAGCAAGAAGAATGTCTGGCGGAGGAACTGTATATCATGATTTAGGAAATTTGAATTTTACATTTGTAACATCTAAAGAAAATCATAATATAGAAAAGCAAATACTAGTTATAAGAAAAGCTATAGAAAAGTTTGGATTATCTGTAGATAAAAGTGGAAGAAATGATTTAACAATAAATAATAAAAAGTTTTCTGGACATGCTTTTTATGAAGATGATAATAAAATGTTTCACCATGGAACTATTATGATAGATGTAGATAAATTAGAGTTAAATAATATATTAAAACCCTCTAAAATAAAACTTAAATCTAAAGGAATAGATTCAGTAAAAAGTAGAGTTATAAACTTAAAAGAATGTAATAATGATATAACTTTAAATGATGTATTTAAAAACTTAATTGAAAGTTTTAAAGAAGTTTATGGAGAGGTATATTCTATTAGAGAAACTATAGGAAAAGAAGTTAAAGGAAATCTTTTAGAAAAATATAAAAATCATAAATGGGTTTATGGAGAAAGTCCAGAATTTAATGTTAATTTAGAAACTCCAACAGATATAGGGAATATTCAAATACTTATGGATATTAAAGATAATGTAGTTAAAAAAGTAAGGGTATATTCTGATAGTTTAAATCAAATTTCTTTTAGTGATTTAGAGCAATTAATTGTAAAACAAGAGTTTAATAGGGAAAATATTTTAAAGACAGTTTATTACTTTTTAGAGAGTTTTAAATAA
- a CDS encoding MarR family winged helix-turn-helix transcriptional regulator produces the protein MFRLEECVGFITSTASKELSDEFNRRLLLKGSTRVQWIALYYIGNEKGISQKVLADKINVKESTIVRLIDRMEKEGIVKREKEETDRRVTNIFLTEKGENLKEELLPLGEKFSDDITKGIKQEHIDIFNSVLRKMVLNINMNVDNIT, from the coding sequence ATGTTTAGGTTAGAAGAATGTGTTGGCTTTATTACAAGTACTGCATCAAAAGAATTATCAGACGAATTTAATAGAAGACTACTTCTTAAGGGAAGCACTAGAGTTCAATGGATAGCATTATATTATATAGGCAATGAGAAAGGGATTTCTCAAAAAGTATTGGCAGATAAGATAAATGTAAAAGAATCAACTATAGTTAGACTTATAGATAGAATGGAGAAAGAGGGAATAGTTAAAAGAGAAAAAGAGGAAACAGATAGAAGAGTAACAAATATTTTTCTTACAGAAAAAGGTGAAAATCTAAAGGAAGAGTTGTTGCCATTAGGAGAAAAGTTTTCCGATGATATTACTAAAGGTATAAAGCAAGAGCATATAGATATCTTTAATAGCGTATTAAGAAAAATGGTTTTAAATATTAATATGAATGTTGACAATATCACTTAA
- a CDS encoding DUF2207 domain-containing protein, translating into MKKLFSILTIIFIFAFPNVVSATTKEYYIDNVNIQAEILQNGDVNVTENLGYDFNGDFNGIFRNLKLNNTLGYKISEVYSIDENGHKQLISEADNEADYTYKLIDNGDSIQIKVFCPSSNEKKSFFFNYTIEKAAKKYSDLSQLYWNFYTVENVSSIKEGSLNLSLNNSNFDSSVFHYDVFGDGDFETTYNDKSVSVNFKNLTSLLGIKLNFQKEFLNDIPEINSTAPTEVESQYQSSTDLNGKCIAFIALFISLGLGGIGFGFFINKLKFKKELEKYRSKFTFIPNEIYVEPPSSTSPALIDLLMNEKVVSKEILTPTLFYLVKKGYYTISESTYYSGKNKSNNLKEDLIFTRVHSKGLPKENHLVFLIDWFSMYEVNGSFSLQKIKKRIQSQSEAQKFINKLNEWIAEVFEDADSYTFFKTIGNKRILRNKYYNEKLKWLSYKNYLINSKENLEHKNLTNIDDPLIYATALDIDYDDIKVILNSLSKDIKRNSSEIPEFSYLYCNNYLFYSLLVNDINGDAHINIDNSPNSTSSSFGGFSSGSGFTGGGGGGSGAF; encoded by the coding sequence ATGAAAAAACTATTCTCAATACTAACTATTATTTTCATATTTGCATTTCCTAACGTAGTTTCAGCTACAACAAAAGAATATTATATTGATAATGTTAATATTCAAGCTGAGATTTTACAAAATGGAGATGTAAATGTTACCGAGAATCTAGGATATGACTTCAACGGAGATTTTAATGGAATTTTTCGTAATTTAAAATTAAATAATACCTTAGGGTATAAAATTTCTGAAGTTTATTCTATTGATGAAAACGGACACAAACAACTTATATCAGAAGCTGATAATGAAGCAGATTATACTTATAAACTAATAGACAACGGGGATTCTATTCAAATAAAAGTTTTCTGCCCTAGCTCAAATGAAAAAAAGAGTTTTTTCTTTAATTACACAATAGAAAAAGCTGCAAAAAAATACTCAGATTTATCTCAATTATACTGGAATTTTTACACTGTAGAAAACGTTTCTTCTATAAAAGAAGGTTCTCTTAACTTGTCATTAAATAATAGTAATTTTGATTCTTCAGTATTTCATTATGATGTTTTTGGAGATGGTGATTTCGAGACTACTTATAATGATAAATCTGTTTCAGTAAACTTTAAAAACCTAACTTCATTACTTGGAATTAAATTAAACTTTCAAAAAGAATTTCTTAATGATATTCCAGAAATAAATAGTACTGCACCTACTGAAGTAGAAAGTCAATATCAATCATCCACTGACTTAAATGGAAAGTGTATTGCATTTATAGCTCTTTTCATTTCTTTAGGACTTGGTGGAATTGGCTTTGGATTTTTCATTAATAAGCTAAAGTTTAAAAAAGAATTAGAGAAATATAGGAGTAAATTTACTTTCATTCCTAATGAAATATATGTAGAGCCTCCTAGTAGTACTTCCCCAGCTCTTATTGATTTATTAATGAATGAAAAAGTTGTTTCTAAGGAGATTCTTACTCCAACTCTTTTTTATTTAGTAAAAAAAGGTTATTATACTATTTCAGAATCTACATACTATTCAGGAAAAAATAAATCTAATAATTTAAAAGAAGACTTAATATTTACAAGAGTTCATTCTAAAGGATTACCAAAGGAAAATCATTTAGTATTTCTTATTGATTGGTTTTCAATGTATGAAGTTAATGGTAGCTTTTCATTACAAAAAATTAAAAAGAGAATTCAATCTCAAAGTGAAGCTCAAAAATTTATAAATAAACTTAATGAATGGATTGCTGAAGTTTTTGAAGATGCAGATTCCTATACATTCTTCAAAACTATAGGTAATAAAAGAATACTTAGAAATAAATATTATAATGAAAAGTTAAAATGGCTTTCTTATAAAAATTATTTAATTAATTCTAAAGAAAACTTAGAACATAAGAATTTAACTAATATAGATGATCCTTTAATTTATGCCACTGCTTTAGATATTGACTATGATGATATAAAAGTTATTTTAAATTCATTATCTAAGGATATTAAAAGAAACTCTAGTGAAATTCCTGAATTCTCTTACTTATATTGTAACAATTACTTATTTTATAGTTTATTAGTTAACGATATTAACGGAGATGCACATATAAACATAGATAATTCACCTAATTCTACTAGTTCTTCCTTTGGAGGCTTCTCTAGTGGTTCTGGATTTACAGGTGGTGGTGGAGGCGGTTCTGGAGCCTTCTAA
- a CDS encoding IS256 family transposase → MSFSKEELIKILAKDPNIKTAEDIQNVLKDLFGGMLQQMLEAELDNHLGYEKHDYQNKNTTNSRNGKSRKTMKSNLGYFDLDVPRDREGSFEPEIVKKHQTDVSHLESSIIGMYAKGMTTRDIASQVNEIYGMDISPTLVSNITDKVIPMIREWQSRPLETVYPIVFMDAIHFKVRKDNTVVSKAAYAAIGVNIEGKKDVLGIWIGASESSKYWLLVLNELKNRGVKDILIASVDGLVGFNEAIRAVYPNTEIQRCIIHQIRNSSKYLSYKDLKAFNADLKLVYTASTEEVALAELDRLEEKWGEKYLIAVRSWRNNWNELSTFFKYPPEIRKIIYTTNAMESYNRQLRKVTKTKSIFPNDESLMKILYLATVDITKKWTQSIRGWAQILAQLSIFFEGRLDDQLF, encoded by the coding sequence ATGTCATTTTCAAAGGAAGAATTAATAAAAATATTAGCAAAGGATCCAAATATTAAAACAGCTGAAGATATTCAAAATGTTTTAAAAGACTTATTTGGAGGAATGCTTCAGCAAATGCTAGAAGCCGAATTAGATAATCATCTTGGATATGAGAAACATGATTACCAAAATAAAAACACAACTAATAGCCGTAATGGCAAGAGCCGAAAAACTATGAAATCCAATCTTGGCTACTTCGACTTAGATGTTCCAAGAGATAGAGAAGGTTCTTTTGAGCCTGAAATAGTAAAAAAACATCAAACTGATGTTTCACATTTAGAAAGCTCAATAATTGGGATGTATGCTAAGGGAATGACTACAAGAGATATAGCATCACAAGTAAATGAAATATACGGAATGGACATATCACCAACATTAGTTTCTAATATAACAGATAAAGTAATTCCAATGATTAGAGAATGGCAAAGCCGTCCGTTGGAAACAGTATATCCTATAGTATTTATGGATGCTATTCACTTTAAAGTGAGAAAAGATAACACCGTTGTTTCGAAAGCAGCCTACGCTGCGATTGGAGTAAATATTGAAGGAAAAAAAGATGTTCTTGGTATATGGATAGGAGCATCAGAGTCATCAAAATATTGGTTGCTTGTTCTGAATGAGTTAAAAAATAGAGGCGTAAAAGATATACTAATTGCTTCAGTTGATGGGTTAGTAGGGTTTAACGAAGCCATTAGAGCTGTTTATCCGAACACTGAAATTCAAAGATGTATTATTCATCAAATAAGAAATTCAAGTAAATACTTATCTTATAAGGATTTAAAAGCTTTCAATGCAGATTTAAAACTAGTTTACACCGCTTCTACTGAGGAGGTCGCATTAGCGGAATTAGATAGATTAGAAGAAAAATGGGGAGAAAAATACTTAATAGCAGTAAGGTCTTGGAGAAATAACTGGAATGAGTTATCAACATTCTTTAAATATCCACCAGAGATTAGAAAAATAATATATACAACTAATGCAATGGAAAGTTATAATCGTCAACTGAGAAAAGTTACTAAAACTAAATCTATATTTCCGAATGATGAATCATTAATGAAGATTTTATACCTTGCTACCGTTGATATAACAAAGAAATGGACCCAATCAATACGAGGATGGGCTCAAATTTTAGCTCAACTATCAATCTTCTTCGAAGGTCGTTTAGACGACCAGTTGTTCTAA
- a CDS encoding IS256 family transposase, translating to MSFSKKELIKILAKDPNIKTAEDIQNVLKDLFGGMLQQMLEAELDNHLGYEKHDYQNKNTTNSRNGKSRKTMKSNLGYFDLDVPRDREGSFEPEIVKKHQTDVSHLESSIIGMYAKGMTTRDIASQVNEIYGMDISPTLVSNITDKVIPMIREWQSRPLETVYPIVFMDAIHFKVRKDNTVVSKAAYAAIGVNIEGKKDVLGIWIGASESSKYWLLVLNELKNRGVKDILIASVDGLVGFNEAIRAVYPNTEIQRCIIHQIRNSSKYLSYKDLKAFNADLKLVYTASTEEVALAELDRLEEKWGEKYLIAVRSWRNNWNELSTFFKYPPEIRKIIYTTNAMESYNRQLRKVTKTKSIFPNDESLMKILYLATVDITKKWTQSIRGWAQILAQLSIFFEGRLDDQLF from the coding sequence ATGTCATTTTCAAAGAAAGAATTAATAAAAATATTAGCAAAGGATCCAAATATTAAAACAGCTGAAGATATTCAAAATGTTTTAAAAGACTTATTTGGAGGAATGCTTCAGCAAATGCTGGAAGCCGAATTAGATAATCATCTTGGATATGAGAAACATGATTACCAAAATAAAAACACAACTAATAGCCGTAATGGCAAGAGCCGAAAAACTATGAAATCCAATCTTGGCTACTTCGACTTAGATGTTCCAAGAGATAGAGAAGGTTCTTTTGAGCCTGAAATAGTAAAAAAACATCAAACTGATGTTTCACATTTAGAAAGCTCAATAATTGGGATGTATGCTAAGGGAATGACTACAAGAGATATAGCATCACAAGTAAATGAAATATACGGAATGGACATATCACCAACATTAGTTTCTAATATAACAGATAAAGTAATTCCAATGATTAGAGAATGGCAAAGCCGTCCGTTGGAAACAGTATATCCTATAGTATTTATGGATGCTATTCACTTTAAAGTGAGAAAAGATAACACCGTTGTTTCGAAAGCAGCCTACGCTGCGATTGGAGTAAATATTGAAGGAAAAAAAGATGTTCTTGGTATATGGATAGGAGCATCAGAGTCATCAAAATATTGGTTGCTTGTTCTGAATGAGTTAAAAAATAGAGGCGTAAAAGATATACTAATTGCTTCAGTTGATGGGTTAGTAGGGTTTAACGAAGCCATTAGAGCTGTTTATCCGAACACTGAAATTCAAAGATGTATTATTCATCAAATAAGAAATTCAAGTAAATACTTATCTTATAAGGATTTAAAAGCTTTCAATGCAGATTTAAAACTAGTTTACACCGCTTCTACTGAGGAGGTCGCATTAGCGGAATTAGATAGATTAGAAGAAAAATGGGGAGAAAAATACTTAATAGCAGTAAGGTCTTGGAGAAATAACTGGAATGAGTTATCAACATTCTTTAAATATCCACCAGAGATTAGAAAAATAATATATACAACTAATGCAATGGAAAGTTATAATCGTCAACTGAGAAAAGTTACTAAAACTAAATCTATATTTCCGAATGATGAATCATTAATGAAGATTTTATACCTTGCTACCGTTGATATAACAAAGAAATGGACCCAATCAATACGAGGATGGGCTCAAATTTTAGCTCAACTATCAATCTTCTTCGAAGGTCGTTTAGACGACCAGTTGTTCTAA
- a CDS encoding DUF4139 domain-containing protein, with translation MFIKSCNNQNKELTLSIYNNNVALVNELRDLFKGKVINTIEYCDISKFIYENSVIIENVEVSQLNFNYKCCNNDKNKSENSSCNDCLSSFVNSIDIEVDSINSKNIRVYYLTAGVKWDSSYTLILNENKLSMQSWINISNKSGISYNHANLKCISGEVNFDSLSPIPYSKTSYANSEAVENPKLQPLDDYYIYNLSGKYILENNSTKRIKNFSAENIEYTKLYDFGYYNTNADILIKLNNTEDNNLGIPMPSGTVNIYASLNDSLQFLGSDSIKNTPINQELNLNIGKAFDITCERKIINYQKYDNYEFKEIELIINNSKDEDVPIKICYPIFAPWEITSTTDNYEKDSNGNPCFKVKVSANSKKRILFTYKTKIS, from the coding sequence ATGTTTATAAAATCTTGTAACAATCAAAACAAAGAACTTACCTTAAGTATTTATAATAACAATGTAGCTTTAGTAAATGAACTTAGAGATTTATTTAAAGGAAAAGTAATTAACACTATTGAATACTGTGATATAAGTAAATTTATATATGAAAACTCAGTAATAATTGAAAATGTTGAAGTTTCCCAACTTAACTTTAATTATAAATGCTGTAATAATGATAAAAATAAAAGTGAAAATTCATCCTGTAATGATTGCCTATCTTCTTTTGTAAATTCCATTGATATTGAAGTTGATTCCATAAACTCTAAAAATATTAGAGTTTATTATTTAACAGCTGGAGTTAAATGGGATAGTAGCTATACTCTCATATTAAATGAAAATAAATTAAGTATGCAATCATGGATTAATATCTCTAATAAATCCGGGATATCTTATAATCATGCAAATTTAAAATGTATATCTGGAGAGGTTAATTTTGACTCTCTTTCCCCTATACCATACTCCAAAACTTCTTATGCAAACTCTGAAGCCGTAGAAAATCCTAAACTACAACCCTTAGATGATTACTATATTTATAATTTATCTGGAAAATATATTCTTGAAAATAATTCTACTAAAAGAATTAAAAATTTCTCAGCTGAAAATATAGAATATACTAAATTATACGACTTTGGATACTATAATACTAATGCTGATATATTAATTAAATTAAACAATACAGAGGATAATAATTTAGGTATTCCTATGCCATCTGGAACTGTAAATATTTATGCTTCTTTAAATGATTCCCTTCAATTCTTAGGAAGTGATAGCATAAAAAATACACCTATTAATCAGGAACTAAATTTGAATATAGGAAAAGCCTTTGACATTACTTGTGAAAGAAAAATAATAAATTACCAAAAATACGATAATTACGAATTTAAAGAAATTGAGCTTATAATAAATAATAGTAAAGATGAAGATGTTCCTATAAAAATTTGCTACCCTATTTTTGCGCCTTGGGAAATAACATCAACTACAGATAACTATGAAAAAGATAGTAACGGAAATCCTTGCTTTAAAGTTAAGGTAAGTGCAAATTCTAAAAAAAGAATCCTCTTTACTTATAAAACAAAAATATCTTAA
- a CDS encoding UDP-N-acetylglucosamine pyrophosphorylase — MKYELTIYELGKLLKNIDSKYNISLLSKIKLSGGWMTMTGEISVIDVPTEAILLKGNNIITLKLKNNNENGSEIKITGLKDSKFVIDISATKYKEIKPGMLNLDVIKVNNNQCKLRIDEDMIFTIDTSVDKVIKCL; from the coding sequence ATGAAATACGAATTAACAATATATGAATTAGGTAAGCTATTAAAAAATATAGATAGTAAATACAATATAAGTTTATTATCAAAAATAAAGCTAAGTGGTGGATGGATGACTATGACGGGAGAGATTTCTGTTATAGATGTTCCAACAGAAGCCATTTTATTAAAAGGGAATAATATTATAACTTTAAAGTTAAAAAATAATAACGAAAATGGATCAGAAATAAAAATTACAGGATTAAAAGATTCAAAGTTTGTAATTGATATATCAGCAACAAAATATAAGGAAATAAAGCCTGGAATGTTAAATCTTGATGTTATCAAAGTAAATAATAATCAGTGTAAATTAAGAATAGATGAAGATATGATTTTTACTATAGATACAAGTGTTGATAAAGTTATTAAATGTTTATAA
- the cas2 gene encoding CRISPR-associated endonuclease Cas2 produces MFVIITYDVNEKRVNRVRKILKKYVTWTQNSVFEGEITEGKLTKCLAEVKKNLVSAEDSLYIYRVSYSKNITKDVVGVEKNLDELFI; encoded by the coding sequence ATGTTTGTTATAATAACTTATGATGTTAACGAAAAAAGAGTAAATAGAGTGAGAAAAATATTAAAAAAATATGTAACATGGACGCAAAATTCAGTTTTTGAAGGAGAAATAACAGAAGGAAAATTAACTAAATGCTTAGCAGAGGTTAAGAAAAATTTAGTTTCTGCAGAAGATTCATTATATATTTATAGAGTTTCATATAGCAAAAATATTACTAAAGATGTAGTTGGAGTAGAAAAAAATTTAGATGAGTTATTTATATAG
- the cas1b gene encoding type I-B CRISPR-associated endonuclease Cas1b — MGKDYYVFSPGRIKRKDNTIYFINTDEEKRGIPIESIERIHFFSEVDLNSKFINYISQYKIILNFYNYYGFYSGSYYPRKKNVSGFLLVEQAVAYKDLESRLFLAKAFIDSAIHHILRNMRRYDKVPNEYFEKIAEEKERMLKANSIPEIMGAEGRIRKIYYESYQYILKNDFGFTNRNRRPPKDPLNALISFGNSVMYTAILGEVYQTQLDPTISYLHEPSTKRFSLILDISEIFKPLIIDTIIFSLINNRRLNNKDFTNEEGVCFLNDEGKKKFLTEFEKKMATSIKHRKLKRSVSYRQLIKLEGYKIIKHLINDEKYKPLKAWW, encoded by the coding sequence GTGGGTAAGGATTATTATGTTTTCTCGCCAGGTAGGATAAAAAGAAAGGATAATACAATTTATTTCATAAACACAGATGAGGAAAAGAGAGGTATACCAATTGAAAGTATAGAGAGAATACATTTTTTTAGTGAAGTAGATTTAAATAGTAAATTCATTAATTATATCTCTCAATACAAAATAATATTAAACTTTTATAATTATTATGGATTCTATTCTGGAAGTTATTATCCAAGAAAGAAAAATGTTTCAGGATTTTTATTAGTAGAACAAGCAGTAGCATATAAAGATTTAGAAAGTAGGCTCTTTTTAGCAAAAGCATTTATTGATAGTGCAATTCATCATATTTTAAGGAATATGAGAAGATATGATAAAGTTCCTAATGAATATTTTGAGAAAATAGCTGAAGAAAAAGAACGAATGTTAAAAGCCAATAGTATTCCAGAAATTATGGGTGCTGAAGGTAGAATAAGAAAGATTTATTATGAGAGCTATCAATATATATTAAAGAATGATTTTGGTTTTACAAATAGAAATAGAAGACCACCAAAGGACCCATTGAATGCATTAATTTCATTTGGTAATAGTGTTATGTATACTGCTATTTTAGGAGAAGTATATCAAACTCAATTAGATCCAACTATAAGTTATTTGCACGAACCATCTACTAAAAGATTTTCACTTATTTTAGATATTTCTGAAATATTTAAGCCATTGATTATAGATACAATAATATTTTCTTTAATTAATAATAGAAGATTAAACAATAAGGACTTTACTAATGAAGAAGGTGTTTGTTTTTTAAATGATGAAGGTAAAAAGAAATTTTTAACAGAATTTGAAAAGAAAATGGCAACGTCTATAAAACATAGAAAGCTAAAAAGAAGTGTATCATATAGACAATTAATAAAGTTAGAAGGATATAAAATAATTAAACATTTAATAAATGATGAAAAATATAAACCTTTAAAGGCATGGTGGTAA
- a CDS encoding carboxymuconolactone decarboxylase family protein codes for MKKDPRQMLNDFMQGLNSVGETNGENVQAFMNLLGATYSEGKLTTKTKELISVAIAAYNRCEYCIVFHVYKALEAGANREEIMEAAMVAVAFGGGPSMAYSTTLLKDSIDEFEKDFK; via the coding sequence ATGAAAAAAGATCCAAGACAAATGTTAAATGATTTTATGCAAGGTTTAAATTCTGTAGGTGAAACTAATGGTGAAAATGTTCAAGCATTTATGAATTTATTAGGTGCTACTTATTCAGAAGGAAAATTAACTACAAAAACAAAAGAATTAATAAGCGTTGCAATTGCTGCTTATAATCGTTGTGAATACTGTATAGTATTTCATGTTTATAAAGCATTAGAAGCAGGTGCAAATAGAGAAGAAATAATGGAAGCTGCTATGGTTGCAGTTGCATTTGGTGGTGGTCCAAGTATGGCTTATAGTACAACATTATTAAAAGATTCTATAGATGAATTTGAAAAAGATTTTAAATAA